From Deinococcus aquaticus, one genomic window encodes:
- a CDS encoding bifunctional nicotinamide-nucleotide adenylyltransferase/Nudix hydroxylase, which translates to MSVPPPPPPPPPPPPARRKRTFGVYIGRFEPPHTAHLHVMLEALHSVQKLIIVIGSARAARNTKNPFTADERQDLITAMLQEAGIPRTRLLFVHVRDYYYNETLWLSEVQAGVHAHTRGSTDVALIGHIKDESSYYLRSFPAWEFIPTHVVSDLSATDVRRAYFEGRHGDAAQMVPPAVNAFLDTFRHGPDYAELKAEYDHLRAYRAAWKDAPHPPIFVTTDAVITRSGHVLIVRRAGLPGRGRLAMPGGFLEQHETLLACAIRETHEETGLNPSIDLAAALRSQAVFDYPDRSLRGRTVTHAYHFDLGIGQLPRLSGGSDASEALWMPISDVLARPELFFEDHHAIIEHFVMRG; encoded by the coding sequence ATGAGCGTCCCCCCCCCCCCCCCCCCCCCCCCCCCCCCCCCCCCCGCCCGCCGCAAACGCACCTTCGGCGTGTACATCGGCCGCTTCGAACCCCCCCACACCGCCCACCTGCACGTCATGCTCGAGGCCCTGCACAGCGTCCAGAAACTCATCATCGTGATCGGCAGCGCCCGCGCCGCCCGCAACACCAAGAACCCCTTCACCGCCGACGAACGCCAGGACCTCATCACCGCCATGCTCCAGGAAGCCGGCATTCCCCGCACCCGCCTGCTGTTCGTGCATGTGCGCGACTACTACTACAACGAAACCCTCTGGCTCAGCGAAGTCCAGGCCGGCGTGCACGCCCACACGCGCGGCAGCACCGACGTCGCCCTCATCGGCCACATCAAGGACGAGAGCAGCTACTACCTCCGCTCCTTCCCCGCCTGGGAATTCATCCCCACCCACGTCGTCAGCGACCTCAGCGCCACCGACGTCCGCCGCGCCTACTTCGAAGGCCGCCACGGTGACGCCGCCCAGATGGTCCCACCCGCCGTGAACGCCTTCCTGGACACCTTCCGGCACGGCCCCGACTACGCCGAACTGAAAGCCGAGTACGACCACCTGCGCGCCTACCGCGCCGCCTGGAAAGACGCGCCCCACCCACCCATCTTCGTCACCACCGACGCCGTCATCACCCGCAGCGGCCACGTCCTGATCGTCCGCCGCGCCGGACTGCCCGGCCGGGGCCGCCTCGCCATGCCCGGCGGGTTCCTCGAACAGCACGAAACCCTCCTCGCCTGCGCCATCCGCGAAACGCACGAGGAAACCGGCCTGAACCCCAGCATCGACCTCGCCGCCGCCCTGCGCTCACAGGCTGTCTTCGACTACCCCGACCGCAGCCTGCGCGGCCGCACCGTCACTCACGCCTACCACTTCGATCTCGGCATCGGGCAACTCCCACGCCTCAGCGGCGGCAGCGACGCCAGCGAAGCCCTCTGGATGCCCATCAGCGACGTCCTCGCCCGCCCCGAACTGTTCTTCGAGGACCACCACGCCATCATCGAACACTTCGTCATGCGCGGGTAA
- a CDS encoding Imm10 family immunity protein, with amino-acid sequence MNLRAARCYVGDFDELEVFMVMFDEGPDREDSSVAFQISLFDDGQDEELGMDTYCLVLGGRACTYGGILAVSLIQRVLTLTLAEDAQQELGITGITVDVTAVMDQWQDIQNGLIRVLSQARETPDIRLG; translated from the coding sequence ATGAATCTGCGCGCTGCCCGTTGTTATGTCGGTGACTTCGATGAGCTTGAGGTCTTCATGGTCATGTTCGACGAGGGACCAGACCGGGAAGACAGCAGCGTCGCCTTCCAGATCAGTCTGTTCGACGATGGACAGGACGAGGAGCTGGGGATGGACACCTACTGTCTCGTGCTGGGAGGCAGAGCCTGCACCTACGGGGGGATTCTGGCCGTGTCTCTGATCCAGAGGGTGCTGACACTCACGCTTGCAGAAGACGCTCAACAGGAGCTGGGGATTACCGGGATCACCGTTGACGTGACGGCTGTGATGGATCAGTGGCAGGACATTCAGAATGGATTGATACGCGTCCTCTCGCAGGCGCGGGAGACGCCCGACATCCGCCTCGGCTGA
- a CDS encoding YbjN domain-containing protein, producing MNKNLVSAALLVLTLSTPALAGGAGAPVTGANAQVVASTPAALMAALKEAGYRVTMDPVSPDSDPSMTVMAGEYEVSVWLSSCSAGKCSRVTASTYWDYSDSEEDLDTELTNDWNSNYYTQSYVYEGAYYLDSTMPIAGGYTKATLKAWMTDYLSDVKDFEVELP from the coding sequence ATGAACAAAAATCTGGTGTCTGCTGCGCTGCTCGTCCTCACCCTGTCCACCCCGGCCCTGGCGGGCGGCGCGGGCGCTCCCGTGACCGGCGCGAACGCGCAGGTGGTGGCCTCGACCCCCGCCGCGCTGATGGCCGCCCTGAAGGAAGCCGGGTACCGCGTCACCATGGACCCGGTCAGCCCGGACAGTGACCCCAGCATGACCGTCATGGCCGGCGAGTACGAGGTCAGCGTGTGGCTTAGCAGCTGCTCGGCCGGCAAGTGCAGCCGCGTGACGGCCAGCACCTACTGGGATTACAGCGACAGCGAGGAAGACCTGGACACCGAACTGACGAACGACTGGAACAGCAACTACTACACGCAGTCGTACGTGTACGAGGGCGCGTACTACCTGGATTCCACCATGCCCATCGCGGGCGGGTACACCAAGGCGACCCTGAAGGCCTGGATGACCGACTACCTGAGCGACGTGAAGGACTTCGAGGTCGAACTGCCCTGA
- a CDS encoding DUF1206 domain-containing protein: MADLKNVNSRVSRGAEQVKAGLQDTREAAGNAAQQAAPGLETLARVGYASKGVVYFTVGFLALSVALGRGGRTTDTRGALLKLQDLPGGSALLAVVAVGLVGYALWQLIRAVLDPERQGTAAKGIAKRLGYLLSGGVNLTLAVFTARLAASGSAPQGGDSQAQAAGTVLNLPGGQLLLGLVGLGLLALAGSQLFTAYGAKFMKRMNFAGVNGRVKDLLVKTGQLGIGSRGVLMLIIGGFALVAAWNRKASETVGISQALTWLNSQPSGNLLLGLVAVGTLCYGVWCVVQARYRRIRIQDAA, translated from the coding sequence ATGGCAGACCTGAAGAACGTGAACAGCCGCGTGAGTCGTGGGGCCGAGCAGGTGAAGGCCGGATTGCAGGACACCCGCGAGGCAGCCGGGAACGCCGCGCAGCAGGCCGCGCCGGGCCTGGAGACGCTGGCGCGCGTCGGGTACGCCAGCAAGGGCGTCGTGTACTTCACGGTGGGGTTCCTGGCCCTGAGCGTGGCGCTGGGGCGCGGAGGCCGTACCACGGACACGCGCGGCGCCCTGCTGAAATTGCAGGACCTGCCGGGCGGGTCGGCGCTGCTGGCCGTGGTGGCGGTCGGGCTGGTCGGGTACGCGCTGTGGCAACTGATCCGCGCCGTGCTGGACCCCGAGCGGCAGGGCACGGCGGCCAAGGGGATCGCCAAGAGGCTGGGGTACCTGCTGAGCGGCGGCGTAAACCTGACGCTGGCGGTGTTCACGGCCCGGCTGGCCGCGTCGGGCAGCGCCCCGCAGGGCGGGGACAGTCAGGCGCAGGCGGCCGGGACGGTCCTGAACCTGCCGGGCGGTCAGCTGCTGCTGGGACTGGTGGGGCTGGGGCTGCTGGCCCTGGCAGGCAGTCAGCTGTTCACGGCGTACGGCGCAAAATTCATGAAGCGCATGAACTTCGCGGGCGTGAACGGCCGCGTGAAGGACCTCCTCGTGAAGACCGGACAGCTGGGCATCGGGTCGCGCGGGGTGCTGATGCTGATCATCGGCGGCTTTGCGCTGGTCGCCGCCTGGAACCGCAAGGCCAGTGAAACGGTGGGCATCTCGCAGGCACTGACGTGGCTGAACTCCCAGCCGTCGGGGAATCTGCTGCTGGGGCTCGTGGCAGTCGGGACACTGTGTTACGGCGTGTGGTGCGTGGTGCAGGCCCGGTACCGCCGCATCCGCATTCAGGACGCTGCGTAG